Proteins encoded in a region of the Isosphaeraceae bacterium EP7 genome:
- a CDS encoding PEP-CTERM sorting domain-containing protein (PEP-CTERM proteins occur, often in large numbers, in the proteomes of bacteria that also encode an exosortase, a predicted intramembrane cysteine proteinase. The presence of a PEP-CTERM domain at a protein's C-terminus predicts cleavage within the sorting domain, followed by covalent anchoring to some some component of the (usually Gram-negative) cell surface. Many PEP-CTERM proteins exhibit an unusual sequence composition that includes large numbers of potential glycosylation sites. Expression of one such protein has been shown restore the ability of a bacterium to form floc, a type of biofilm.): protein MLKTFLRPIGLAALAAPALLLASSAPSMAGVVVSLEAAGVQSSTQGPVITETFDRQDLPPGQYSSIVSAIGTYTPTSGGASIVLPDTYGGANQTNYMTIGIASGRAQEVTLNLAKAESYFGFYFAAIDATNSVKVYDGVTLLTTIDRTSLASLLTSGYYGSPNLPGVNTGEPYAYVNVFGTAGQTFDRIVFSNFNSSGLESDNHSVAVPEPASLVMTAMGGLALVGCGLRRRSQK from the coding sequence ATGCTGAAGACCTTCCTCCGCCCGATCGGCCTGGCCGCCCTGGCCGCCCCCGCCCTCCTGCTGGCGTCGTCCGCGCCGTCGATGGCCGGCGTCGTCGTCAGCCTCGAGGCGGCCGGAGTGCAGTCGTCCACGCAGGGGCCCGTCATCACCGAGACGTTCGACCGCCAGGACCTTCCCCCCGGCCAGTACTCGTCGATCGTCTCGGCGATCGGCACTTACACCCCCACCTCCGGCGGCGCCTCGATCGTGCTGCCCGACACCTACGGCGGGGCCAACCAGACGAATTACATGACCATCGGCATCGCCTCCGGCAGGGCCCAGGAGGTCACCCTGAACCTGGCCAAGGCCGAGTCGTACTTCGGCTTCTACTTCGCCGCGATCGACGCGACGAACAGCGTCAAGGTCTACGACGGCGTGACCCTGTTGACGACAATCGACCGCACCTCGCTGGCCTCGCTGCTGACCTCGGGGTACTACGGCAGCCCGAACCTTCCCGGGGTGAACACGGGCGAACCTTATGCGTATGTGAACGTGTTTGGCACCGCCGGCCAGACGTTCGACCGGATCGTCTTCAGCAACTTCAACTCGTCGGGCCTGGAGTCTGACAACCACAGCGTGGCCGTGCCCGAGCCGGCCAGCCTCGTGATGACCGCGATGGGCGGCCTCGCCCTGGTCGGATGCGGCCTCCGCCGCCGCAGCCAGAAGTGA
- the rnhA gene encoding ribonuclease HI, which produces MPEAVLEAAPDPGAPADLVRLYTDGACSGNPGPGGWAYILAHPASGQVRDASGAEDLTTNNRMELMGVIQGLATLKRPCKVEVVTDSQYVAKGMTEWMKGWKARGWMRKEGNALKPVKNEDLWRQLDDLLAIHKVKVTTVLGHTGHAENEACDRMAVAAYKALVADRKAGG; this is translated from the coding sequence ATGCCCGAAGCCGTCCTTGAAGCCGCCCCCGACCCCGGCGCGCCGGCCGACCTCGTCCGGCTCTACACCGACGGCGCCTGCAGCGGCAACCCCGGGCCGGGCGGCTGGGCCTACATCCTCGCCCACCCGGCCAGCGGCCAGGTCCGCGACGCCTCGGGCGCCGAGGACCTGACGACCAACAACCGGATGGAACTGATGGGCGTCATCCAGGGCCTGGCCACCCTGAAGCGCCCCTGCAAGGTCGAGGTCGTCACCGACAGCCAGTACGTCGCCAAGGGGATGACCGAGTGGATGAAGGGCTGGAAGGCCCGAGGCTGGATGCGCAAGGAGGGCAACGCCCTCAAGCCCGTCAAGAACGAGGACCTCTGGCGCCAGCTCGATGACCTGCTCGCCATCCACAAGGTGAAGGTCACCACCGTCCTGGGCCACACCGGCCACGCCGAGAACGAGGCCTGCGACCGCATGGCCGTCGCCGCCTACAAGGCCCTCGTCGCCGACCGCAAGGCCGGCGGATGA
- the lexA gene encoding transcriptional repressor LexA, giving the protein MADTDSLTPRQREIYEFIRGKIQGRGYGPTVREIGTEFSIKSPNGVMCHLKALQKKGLIHREPNMSRAIQLLDDPASLPPRPSGIPMLGRIAAGQPIEAIEQIEEELEFSEWESAKETFALRVSGESMIEEHIADGDFVVIKKQEDARDGQIVAVRDEDGEATLKRFFREKNRVRLEPANKTMKPIYRDRVNILGVLVGVVRKY; this is encoded by the coding sequence ATGGCCGACACCGATTCGCTGACGCCCCGCCAGCGCGAGATCTACGAATTCATCCGCGGCAAGATCCAGGGGCGGGGCTACGGGCCGACCGTGCGCGAGATCGGCACCGAGTTCAGCATCAAGAGCCCCAACGGCGTCATGTGCCACCTGAAGGCCCTGCAGAAGAAGGGCCTGATCCACCGCGAGCCCAACATGTCGAGGGCCATCCAGCTCCTCGACGACCCCGCCTCGCTCCCCCCCCGCCCCTCGGGCATCCCCATGCTCGGCCGGATCGCCGCGGGCCAGCCCATCGAGGCCATCGAGCAGATTGAGGAAGAGCTCGAGTTCAGCGAGTGGGAGAGCGCCAAGGAAACCTTCGCCCTCCGCGTCTCCGGCGAGTCGATGATCGAGGAGCACATCGCCGACGGCGACTTCGTCGTCATCAAGAAGCAGGAAGACGCCCGCGACGGCCAGATCGTCGCCGTGCGCGACGAGGACGGCGAGGCGACCCTCAAGCGCTTCTTCCGCGAGAAGAACCGCGTCCGCCTGGAGCCCGCCAACAAGACGATGAAGCCCATCTACCGCGACCGGGTGAATATCCTGGGCGTCCTCGTCGGCGTCGTCCGCAAGTATTGA